The Raphanus sativus cultivar WK10039 chromosome 6, ASM80110v3, whole genome shotgun sequence sequence GGAGGGGTGGAGTCCGAAAATCCACCCGGCGCTTAGTAGACCTCGGAATCATATTGATGATTGGAGCATTCTCTGATGCTGAATTCGAGCGGTCCTGTCTGTGTCCAGCTCTAGACGTCTCCCCTCTGTTGGTTTTGGTTGCTTTCGATGTCTTGCTCCTAATATTCACTTCTGAAGGAACTTTTCGTCGGATGGGAGAGGCTTTTGGATGAGCCACCTTCCTTCTACTTGGGCCAGTCTTAGGGGAGGCGGGTTTCCTGGAAGAGACCTTAGTACTCTTAGCAGCATTTTTACTTCCTAGGGGGCGACCTGGCTTTCTTTTGGGAGCTCTCTGTTCCAATTGTGCTTCCTCTGTATCACTATCACGCAAAACCGGACCCAACCGGAGGGTGGCTGGTACTCTCTCAGTGCTTTGGTGTAAAGGGGAAATCTCCCCTGTTACAGATTCTCGTTGAATTGGGCCTAGCCTCTGTACTGCTGGTAGTCTGTCATTACTTTGAGCACCTGGAGAATCCTCCATGTTCATGACTGCAGGGGATGGGCCCAAGCGGAGAGAGGTTGGTATCCGTTCACTTAGGCCGGAGTGATGTTCGTCAATCTCCCTTTCAGTGTTACGGGAGCCCTTACGAATAGGTAAGCTGCGGTGTTCAGCAGGAGATGTGCATAATTCAGGAATTTGTAGCTCCTCATTGTCATTGAGAGTTCGGCGGGCTATTCGTAGAGCAGTAGTTTCTAGCTGGCCGCTTTCTTCCGCTTGTCTCAATCGTTCAACTCTAGCCTCCCGTTCACTTGGTTCAGCACATTTTGTGTACTGTAACATAGCATTTCGCGCCTCTCCGCGAGCTTCTTCCAAGATCTCAGGTGGAAAGGAAGCAGGATACTTCTCTTTTTCCTGGGGAATCCCCCGTTCTTTTGATCTGGAGGTGATTTTTGCAGAGCTAGAAGTGCTGTCTCTAGTTCCTGTGGGATCACGGTGTACTTCGCGATAGTAGCTTCGTTTTGGTGGCCCTGGTAGTGGTCTATGATCTGTAGCCTCTCGATAGGAACGGTTAGAGGTTGCATATTCCCTTCGGGTGCGTTCTATAGCTTGGCTGGAGCGTCGGTGCGAGCTTCTTTCGTCCCAATTCTTGGAGGGGGGTTTGTACTCTCTGTGCTTAAGAGCTTTTGTGTGCTGCAGTACATGTTCCCGTCCGCTTACGGTGCTGTGATGAGAGGCGCCAATTTTGAAAGGTGCTTCCTTGCTATGCTCCCTTGCTCTGTTGTTTGGTTCCACTCTCACAGAAGCAAGTGACATTTCTCTACTCAGGTTAGCTTCATTCTCCCTCTGGGGGATGATCGAGCCTCTTTCTTCCTCCTGTGCTGCTTTAGCAGCTTTAGCTTCAGCCCTAGCCACTAGACATTCTTTAAGCTCATGGTCAAGTTTCAAGCATTTAGTGCAATGCTTGTCCAATCTTTCATACACCAGAGTTGCAGGCACCTCGTCTCCATTTGGAAATTCCACAACTGAGTGTTTGATTAGGGGTAATAGCCCGTCAACATGAACTCTCATTCGGGCTTGCAGAGCGGTGATATCAGCTTTCTCATAGATGCCAATGTCCTCACCAATAACTTTGATGATGGGTTCGGTCCAAAGATGGACTGGCAAACCTTGTACTTTGATCCAAAAAGGAATTAAGGAAGGGAATGTCGGGGCTATAGTGGGCTCCCAACGTTGAATTATGACCATCCATCTCGCATAATGGTATGGGCGCTGCTCCAGAACGGCTAGCAGATCCGACTCAAGTTCAAATTGGAACTGAAAGCGTCCATCTCCCAAGTCCGCTCCTATCGGTTTAAACTCTGTTTTCCAATGCTCAGTGAAGAAGGGAATAAGAGACCAGACTTTTTGGACCGATTTGTTTGTTACTCTCCCTATGAGGGTCAAGGAGTGCTTGCGGAGCAGTTCAGAGTTGTCAGGGAGGGGGGCTTTGACTCGAGCAGCGCGAGCCGGTTGCTGGATTCCGAGGTCAATTGCCTTCCCTTTTTCCGCAGAGGAGATACGTCGATGGGCCATTAGAGTAGGCAAGTGTAGCAGATTGCAGGATGAGAGTAGGGTTCAATGAACCGTATCAGGTAGTCTATTGCTTAGAGGAGACCCTTTGAGACCGACCTAGGGTTACAGGGTAGCTTTGCTTCCGGTGAAAGTGAGATGTATGTGCCTCTGTAGCTCGGTGATTGATTAGTTGATAGTGAAGAGGGATTTTAAGTGAAAAAGTTCCAGGAATCCCCAGAGACAAATTTCAAACAGTCTTAAAAGGTCTAGAGAGTACAGAGAAACCTCTGAATCTTCTCAAGAGTTGTGGTGATGCTACAGATTATGGAATGGTGAAGGTTAGATATCGTCATTCCTGTTCCTCGGAGTACATTCACGGCGATGACGGCGGGCCTATCGACCGGAGTCGTAGGCGGAACCCGGTGAGAAAGCGCCAAGAGCTGTCTTCGGACCGCTGTGTAATTCCCAAAGGGGGACTTTTTTGAATTGGCAGAGGGATATCAGAGTTCTGCGCCAATCAGAAGCGAGTAAACGAAGACAGATGGGAGGGTTGGGCAGTGGGACCACAGGTTAAGGACCTTTCTCGAGACTCGGGCCTGGGAGAGAAAGTTTTTTTCTTAGGCAAACTATAATTTTCCACATTGTGATTAATGTGaacttttgtgttttttatataaattaaaagaaagaattagaccaaaaaaataaaagaatgaaGACTTCTAAGAAGTCATGCATGGTCCAAAAACAATTAACTGTGGAACTTTgatgttttgatgttttgatgTGATTCGGTGTTTAAGTGTTGACATAATCAGACGGACTtggttataatttataattttatatggaatgaaaaaacaaaatttatatggAATAATTGAAAACTGTCTTTCGAAATTTCTGGCTCAGTGTGTATCCGATAACTTGCATACATACTTCAACTTCAGATTTTTGGAGGAAATTTACCTGTTTTATGTTGACCATACTAAATTCTGGTGAGAAAAGTCAAaccccatatatatatatatatatatatactaaatgaACAGCTTGATTTTGTAGTTTCTTAAAAAGTTTTTTAGAGCTTGAAATTTGACTGGTCGTTCAATTAAACTTGTTAAATCCAAAGTAATGTTAAAATAATCTGCagtgtttaattgtttttttttttttgctaaacggTAAATATCATTTCTGCAATGAACTGATGAGTCTTACAAGATGTGATGAAAAACTATAAGAACTCTAAAAATCACTTCCATGgcaaaaaaaggtaaaaaacatGGAAACAAAATCAATCGAATTTGAAACCGTTCTGCTTTGTAGCGAACAGGACATCAAGTATCGATACAAACTTGTGATAACCTGATGGAAGGTTGAGCCAAGACAGGTACAAAGGAGAGACCCGAGAAACTAGAACACAAGAAACACAACGCTAGTGGGAAGTGGATTCAACGGCTGCCTGCACAAATTGCTTTTCTCCAAGGAACAGAAACGGACCCGCTCAAGGACTGTCCTCTAAGTCCGGGCTGGGAAAGAACTAAACCCGGATTCCAGCAATAGACGGGACAACACACACAACGGGTGCTTAATAGCGCTCAACCAACTCGACCGCACTCGCCCTCTAAGTCGGTACAGAGAAAGGGGCAGCATCACCACCTCCCGAGTCTTACTACCTCCTCCAACCGCAAAGTGTTACCCCGAGCTCCAAGAAAAACGAAGAACCTCCACAACCTAACTCATTTAAACCTGCAACTCCAATCAAAGCTAACAAGCAACGCCAATACCAATAACAAAGGAGGGGAGAGGAGCTAAACTAATGCATCACTCTGTAGCTGATCGCCTAATCTTGACTCGACGGAGGGATAGAGTTAACCCTATCGCGACCAGTCCGAGGTCCCGAGACCTCTAGCTCAGGCGACGCGTACCCAGTTATCCTTTGAAGGTAAAGGCCAAAGCGACATTTATTTCCACGGCGAGAAGAATCAGGCGTCGGGAGTGGAGACGTTTGCTTCGGTGAAGGGAAGGATGAATCGGCGGTACAGTCGCTAGAGGCACCGTGTCGATAACCGTCTCATATTCGACGAGTCAAAGCACGCCATCTACGAAGACGACGACCTGAAAACAAAATCACATCACCAACAGATCTTCATGCCAGAGATGGATTTGGATGTGGCGGGGTTGGCAAGAGCCCTCTCACAGTGCCAAGAGGCACCAGAGAGGCGATCTGAGCAGGGGATGAACGACGGCTAGAAAGTTAGGGTTGGGAGAATTTTGGGGGCGCGGAAAAGGAAAGGTAGGTTTTTGTTTAATTGTCTTTATTTATCATTGTTCATGTAGGGAGTTTATTAAAACATTATACAAAACATTAACTATGTGTGGATCACAATCACAACCTCGAGAACAGTCTGTCCTTCTTGCCAAAGCTCTAGCGGTCAGAGCTGCTCTCAATCATGCCATTCAACTTGGCTACACCAAAATCAGGTTTcaatcagatttttttatagTCAAAGCTATCAATTCGATCTCAAAACCGAAGAAGATCTACGAAGGAGTTTGTGAGGATATTGAATTCTTATCGTCAAACTTCTTTTtatgtctcttttttttatacTTTAGGGAATAAAATGGATATGTTGATTCTTTGGCAAATGCCTTTATTTGTAACCCGAATATTTTTTGGGCCTTGGCTTGATTATCTAATATTCTATCCGTTTTTTAATGTATGATATTTTGGTTGAaagattaataaatttttatttttttaaaaagcatttttaaatatataattttaaaatcattcaaCTAGTTataaaaaactgtaaaattttattggttaaactgttctcaataaaattaaagttagaTTTGAAACCtcaaacataatatattttaaaataatataaacctattcaaacattatataatttgaaaccgaagaagtattaaaaattatactcaGTAGACAAAAAGAGCATGAAAAGCTCTTTTTTCCATTTCACGTGGACTACGTGTTCCTTGTTTGTGAAAATTTGTCTAtacaaattaaatttcaaatcaaaaGTTTTTTGACGAAAGCCTAATGTTTGTTCATCCCCTTTTTCATTCATTTGgaatcttctctttctttctttttttaccattaaacattataatatataaacgtATGTATATACACATATCtaaatttaaagttttctttcatttttcttGGGATCACACGCACTAGTAGTTCTAAAGTTAGATTCATTCCCCAAACACAATCACAATACTTACCGCATACACATCTAATACATCACATTATTAGAGGTTAAGACCACGACAGATatctaaaaataacaaaatgcaTGGTTTGATTTAACCATGGTTTGTTCCACTTTCTCTagcaaaagaaaatgaagagaaAAGAAGTTAAAATGTGTGATAATATCTAAGGTTTAACGAAATGTTACTACATTTCTTCAAAGCTGGAGAAGCTTCAATCTTTGAGAAATCCATTTCCACCAAGGATTGTTCATATTGCTGTTTTCAAGGGAGAAGTTTTGATCCGTCGGTCACGGTTTAACATTGATTTGACTACTGGACTCGAGGAGTTTTAACTCGTGGGAGGTTGAAACATGCAAAACCATAAATTATAATACTCAATTAGTGAACCAAAACTAATTATAATtcagtttagcaaaaaaaaaaaaactaattataattcatatatcATTGATAAGTTCTTCATTTATCCAGTTGGCATTCTAATATCCTCCTTAAGGGTTATTTGATTCACGTCATTTCATTTTGTACGAAAAACCACAGAAAccaaaagacttttttttttgtaaactaaaaccaaaagaCTTCCATTTATTTGAAATAGGAATTAAACTTGTTTTACGGTAACTATATAAATTAGCCTAATATAAATCATTGCTCTATAtgcatataaattttatttttacatcagTGAGTAACCAATGAAGAATTAAGTATGTTTCTTGCTTCTGACTGTTCCTCTTGGGATCTTGCTAAGAACATTCGAGTCCACTTTCCTGTACAGCTTTCTCATCTTTCTCATAAACTTACTAACCACTCTATCCACGTCATCCTCGTACATCTCGTACATAACCGGCAATGTTTGCATGCTTACAAACCCTAAACGGCATGACGTCCATCAATTAACCCTCTGTAAATTCATCAAGATTTAAATCTACATAGTCTAATAATTGTACTTCTCACCTATGAACAGTAGATTCATAAAGTTGATACATGTCCCGATGATTGATAGGATGTAAAGTGAAATTGTTGTCTGAAAAAAGTTGTATCCAATTTTAGGAAAATATTAGTAACTATATTTGACATATAATCAAAACTATAATGGAATGACTATATCAATATCTTACGAGAAAAAAGAGTGGCGGATCTCTTCCACAAGCAAGGTCAAGAAGCTTGGAGAGGATTTGGTTGAATCTATCATGAAAGCTTGTTGCTAATTCCTTGAAAGAAGATTCGTCTAGTACCACTTCTGGTATGATTGGCCTTTCCCTGCAtgtattattaattagttaatCTCGGAACTATA is a genomic window containing:
- the LOC130496536 gene encoding reticulon-like protein B9, which gives rise to MPIFGGSSDSEDERTMHQQTKLFYRQRSIHSIFGGGKVADILLWREPKIAATLVIGVSLLWFLMEVVEYNFITLVCHASMTSMLLFFIWSTASDFLNWERPIIPEVVLDESSFKELATSFHDRFNQILSKLLDLACGRDPPLFFLTTISLYILSIIGTCINFMNLLFIGFVSMQTLPVMYEMYEDDVDRVVSKFMRKMRKLYRKVDSNVLSKIPRGTVRSKKHT